The following are encoded together in the Deinococcus soli (ex Cha et al. 2016) genome:
- a CDS encoding ABC transporter permease, whose protein sequence is MLTVRRFFATLGPGVLWLAVFLIVPALVMLGYSFLTRTDLAQVGAPWTLESWQRVFGYDALFQEWTGDNVRVLWRSVWVATLSTALCVLMGYPLAFYIARQDARRKNLLLLLLIIPFWTNFLIRVYAWILILRPFDLVPSLTATLLGMVYAFVPFFVLPVYSSVEKIDWRLLEAAEDLGAPPVRAFLSAVFPQTLPGLVAGILLTFIPALGTFVVSDILGGAKTALVGNLIQNQFGQAGDWPYGSALSFLLMGAVLLGLWAYARVAGQKGLEELV, encoded by the coding sequence GTGCTGACGGTCCGGCGATTTTTCGCCACGCTGGGGCCGGGCGTACTGTGGCTGGCGGTGTTCCTGATCGTGCCCGCGCTGGTGATGCTGGGGTACTCGTTCCTGACGCGCACGGATCTGGCGCAGGTGGGCGCCCCGTGGACACTGGAGTCCTGGCAGCGGGTATTCGGGTACGACGCGCTGTTCCAGGAGTGGACCGGGGACAACGTGCGGGTGCTGTGGCGCAGCGTGTGGGTCGCCACGCTCAGCACGGCGCTGTGCGTGCTGATGGGGTACCCGCTGGCGTTCTACATCGCCCGGCAGGACGCACGGCGCAAGAACCTGCTCCTGCTGCTGCTGATCATTCCATTCTGGACGAACTTCCTGATCCGCGTGTACGCCTGGATCCTGATCCTGCGGCCCTTCGATCTGGTGCCCAGCCTGACCGCCACGCTGCTCGGCATGGTGTACGCGTTCGTGCCGTTCTTTGTGCTGCCCGTGTACTCCAGCGTCGAGAAGATCGACTGGCGCCTGCTGGAAGCTGCCGAGGACCTCGGCGCGCCGCCCGTGCGGGCCTTCCTGAGCGCCGTGTTCCCGCAGACCCTGCCGGGGCTGGTGGCGGGCATCCTCCTGACGTTCATTCCCGCGCTGGGCACCTTCGTCGTCAGCGACATCCTGGGCGGCGCGAAAACGGCCCTGGTGGGGAACCTCATCCAGAACCAGTTCGGTCAGGCGGGTGACTGGCCGTACGGCAGCGCCCTGAGTTTCCTCCTGATGGGCGCCGTCCTCCTGGGCCTGTGGGCCTACGCTCGCGTGGCCGGGCAGAAGGGCCTGGAGGAACTCGTATGA
- a CDS encoding ABC transporter permease produces MGDGGSINHQHPTIDGPEGLMIRRTHPALSAWAWLVYAFLYLPIVVLVVFSFNDSRFGATWAGFTTKWYGVLFARADVREALAHTLEIALLSTLVSTLLGTLVGLGLWRYTLRFRTALTGLLVLPIVVPDVVMGVSLLMFYSFVRQGLERAGWTFDNGFWTVLLAHVTFQISYVALTVRSRLAGYGPELEEAARDLGASGWESFRRVVLPLAMPGVLAGALLAFTLSLDDFVVTYFTSGSGFSTLPVLIYTNVKRGVMPDINALSALLVLVTVVAIVAANALLRPRRDA; encoded by the coding sequence ATGGGTGACGGAGGTTCCATCAACCATCAACATCCGACCATCGACGGCCCGGAGGGCCTCATGATCCGGCGGACGCATCCGGCGCTGAGTGCGTGGGCGTGGCTGGTGTACGCGTTCCTGTACCTGCCGATCGTGGTCCTGGTGGTGTTCTCATTCAACGATTCGCGGTTCGGGGCGACGTGGGCGGGCTTCACGACGAAGTGGTACGGGGTGCTGTTCGCCCGCGCGGACGTGCGCGAGGCGCTGGCGCACACGCTGGAAATCGCCCTGCTCAGCACGCTGGTGAGCACGCTGCTGGGGACGCTGGTGGGCCTGGGCCTGTGGCGGTACACGCTGCGCTTCCGCACGGCGCTGACGGGGCTGCTCGTCCTGCCCATCGTGGTGCCGGACGTGGTGATGGGCGTCAGTCTGCTGATGTTCTACTCGTTCGTCCGGCAGGGCCTGGAACGGGCCGGGTGGACGTTCGACAACGGTTTCTGGACGGTGCTGCTCGCGCACGTGACCTTCCAGATCAGTTACGTGGCGCTGACGGTCCGCTCGCGGCTGGCCGGGTACGGCCCGGAACTGGAGGAGGCCGCCCGCGACCTGGGCGCCAGCGGCTGGGAGTCGTTCCGGCGGGTGGTGCTGCCGCTGGCGATGCCGGGCGTGCTCGCGGGGGCGCTGCTGGCGTTCACGCTGTCCCTGGATGATTTCGTGGTCACGTACTTCACGAGCGGGTCGGGCTTCAGCACGCTGCCCGTGCTGATCTACACGAACGTGAAGCGCGGCGTGATGCCGGACATCAACGCACTGAGTGCGCTGCTGGTCCTCGTGACGGTCGTGGCGATCGTCGCGGCGAACGCGCTGCTGCGCCCCCGGAGGGACGCGTGA
- a CDS encoding polyamine ABC transporter substrate-binding protein — protein MKRAALLAGVGLLLLTGCYRVQKPAQAQPGAAVPVTRGDGKTLRVFIWSEYIDPDLVKAFEKQNGVRVVLDTFESNEAMLAKLQGGGAQYDLAVPSNYVVQTMVRAGLLQPLDKSRLPNLKNIAPGFLNADYDPGNVYSVPYQYAATGLAYNRQRYVPQDTWAEIFGPIDRHSFVLLDDPREVIGAALKYLGFSANTTRVEELRAARDLLRRVVAKKGFQGFDGGPGTRNKLLARTVDLGQIYVGDLLIATEEDENVQVLLPRQGTTISMDTLVVLKRSPNPALAHRFIDFILDAQNGAQLSNYTYYATPNAAARPYLDDFLKDIPALNPPAAWLTDGRLDFIGELPGGRPQRLYDRIWTELKSR, from the coding sequence GTGAAGCGGGCCGCGCTGCTGGCCGGTGTGGGGCTGCTCCTCTTGACCGGCTGTTACCGCGTGCAGAAACCCGCTCAGGCCCAGCCGGGCGCGGCGGTTCCGGTGACGCGCGGGGACGGGAAGACGCTGCGGGTATTCATCTGGTCGGAGTACATCGACCCCGATCTGGTGAAGGCCTTCGAGAAACAGAACGGCGTGCGGGTCGTGCTGGACACCTTCGAGAGCAACGAGGCCATGCTCGCCAAGCTCCAGGGGGGCGGGGCGCAGTACGACCTCGCGGTGCCCAGCAACTACGTCGTGCAGACCATGGTGCGCGCCGGACTGCTCCAGCCTCTGGATAAATCCCGGTTGCCGAACCTGAAGAACATCGCGCCCGGCTTCCTGAACGCCGACTATGACCCGGGCAACGTCTATTCCGTGCCGTACCAGTACGCCGCGACCGGCCTGGCGTACAACCGGCAGCGGTACGTGCCGCAGGACACCTGGGCGGAGATCTTCGGCCCGATTGATCGCCACTCGTTCGTGCTGCTCGACGACCCGCGCGAGGTGATCGGCGCGGCCCTGAAGTACCTGGGCTTCAGCGCGAACACCACCCGCGTCGAGGAGCTGCGCGCCGCGCGCGACCTGCTGCGCCGCGTGGTGGCGAAGAAGGGCTTCCAGGGCTTCGACGGTGGCCCCGGCACCCGCAACAAGCTGCTGGCCAGGACCGTGGACCTGGGTCAGATCTACGTGGGTGACCTGCTGATCGCTACCGAGGAGGACGAGAACGTGCAGGTGCTGCTGCCCCGACAGGGCACCACCATCAGCATGGATACCCTGGTCGTCCTCAAGCGCAGCCCCAACCCCGCGCTGGCCCACCGCTTCATCGACTTCATCCTGGACGCGCAGAACGGCGCCCAGCTCAGCAACTACACCTATTACGCCACGCCGAACGCTGCCGCCCGCCCGTACCTGGACGACTTTCTGAAGGACATCCCCGCGCTGAACCCGCCTGCCGCGTGGCTCACCGACGGCCGCCTGGACTTCATCGGCGAGCTGCCAGGGGGGCGCCCGCAGCGGCTGTACGACCGCATCTGGACGGAACTCAAGAGCCGCTGA
- a CDS encoding ABC transporter substrate-binding protein, translated as MKKALTLALALTVGTAAAQSAFVWPAAWTAEQNTANKRGGELRLSAISDFKTMNPFTSSEADSIPDRMETGAGLFTQDPRNDEFIPYMAAAPAVVSNNNKRFVVKIRQGMKFSDGQAITADDWVTTWKIHTDDKVGSNSRDTFFLVGKPITVKKLDTYTLQFDFPQPSASALSIMSYAPWPDHVFGKAYREGGADAVKKMWGLATPASQIVSPGMWVVDSYRAGERTVFKKNPNWGDWNKDSRGQELPYLNTMSVRIVADANASLAAFLAGQIDTVGMRNADDLAQTKKAIDNGSLKAFLKANVSPQATSQWITFNWNKASDPAKQKLFRDVRFRRAMSHIANRQAMVQLALGGLGSETYFSTYPIFKQQIDAGLAAGAPQYKYDLAQASKLLAQIGYTKKNAQGYLVDKSGKVLEFNLSTNAGNTVREQLGRIFADEAKKVGVKVNFTPIDFNTLVGQLTSKGENRPFDAILLGLSGGSNIWSFGSNVVPCGTNLHSYNNPTDGKCATSQEQLMTKLYYQGDAELNDAKRRAIGGQLMKAEGELQPVIYLVGGNYHVAFNERLGGEFAANMMDAYYGHRLQALTFIK; from the coding sequence ATGAAAAAAGCCCTGACTCTTGCCCTGGCCCTGACGGTCGGCACCGCTGCCGCCCAGAGCGCCTTCGTCTGGCCCGCCGCCTGGACTGCCGAGCAGAACACCGCGAACAAACGCGGCGGTGAACTGCGCCTGTCCGCCATCAGCGACTTCAAGACGATGAACCCCTTCACCAGCAGCGAAGCGGACAGCATCCCCGACCGCATGGAGACCGGCGCCGGCCTGTTCACGCAGGACCCCCGCAACGACGAGTTCATCCCCTACATGGCCGCCGCCCCAGCCGTGGTCAGCAACAACAACAAGCGCTTCGTGGTCAAGATCCGCCAGGGCATGAAGTTCAGCGACGGCCAGGCCATCACCGCCGATGACTGGGTCACCACCTGGAAGATCCACACCGACGACAAGGTCGGCAGCAACAGCCGCGACACCTTCTTCCTGGTGGGCAAGCCCATCACGGTCAAGAAGCTCGACACCTACACCCTGCAGTTCGACTTCCCCCAGCCCAGCGCCAGCGCCCTGAGCATCATGAGCTACGCACCCTGGCCTGACCACGTGTTCGGTAAGGCCTACCGTGAGGGCGGTGCCGACGCCGTCAAGAAGATGTGGGGTCTCGCCACGCCCGCCAGCCAGATCGTCAGCCCCGGCATGTGGGTCGTCGACTCCTACCGCGCCGGTGAGCGCACCGTGTTCAAGAAGAACCCCAACTGGGGCGACTGGAACAAGGACAGCCGCGGTCAGGAACTGCCCTACCTGAACACCATGTCCGTGCGCATCGTCGCCGACGCCAACGCGTCCCTCGCCGCCTTCCTGGCCGGTCAGATCGACACCGTCGGCATGCGCAACGCCGACGACCTGGCCCAGACCAAGAAGGCCATCGACAACGGCAGCCTGAAGGCCTTCCTGAAGGCCAACGTCAGCCCCCAGGCCACCAGCCAGTGGATCACCTTCAACTGGAACAAGGCTAGCGACCCCGCCAAGCAGAAACTCTTCCGTGACGTGCGCTTCCGCCGCGCCATGAGCCACATCGCCAACCGCCAGGCCATGGTGCAGCTCGCCCTGGGCGGCCTGGGCAGCGAGACATACTTCAGCACCTACCCCATCTTCAAACAGCAGATTGACGCGGGCCTCGCTGCCGGCGCCCCTCAGTACAAGTACGACCTCGCGCAGGCCAGCAAGCTGCTCGCGCAGATCGGCTACACCAAGAAGAACGCCCAGGGCTACCTGGTCGACAAGAGCGGCAAGGTGCTGGAATTCAACCTGAGCACCAACGCGGGCAACACCGTCCGCGAGCAGCTGGGCCGCATCTTCGCCGACGAGGCCAAGAAGGTCGGCGTGAAGGTCAACTTCACCCCCATCGACTTCAACACCCTGGTCGGCCAGCTGACCTCCAAGGGCGAGAACCGTCCCTTCGACGCCATCCTGCTCGGCCTCTCCGGCGGCAGCAACATCTGGAGCTTCGGCAGCAACGTTGTGCCCTGCGGCACCAACCTGCACTCCTACAACAACCCCACCGACGGCAAGTGCGCCACCAGCCAGGAACAGCTGATGACCAAGCTGTACTACCAAGGCGACGCGGAACTGAACGACGCCAAGCGCCGCGCCATCGGCGGCCAGCTGATGAAGGCTGAAGGTGAACTGCAGCCTGTCATCTACCTGGTCGGCGGGAACTACCATGTGGCCTTCAACGAGCGTCTGGGCGGCGAATTCGCAGCCAACATGATGGACGCCTACTACGGCCACCGCCTCCAGGCGCTGACCTTCATCAAGTAA
- a CDS encoding ABC transporter permease: MIPFLLRRLVQSIPTLFLASILIFFVIQLAPGDFLTPAKLNPNISPEQLAALQSNFGLDRHPIEQYFLWMKNMLFNFDLGLSFSYQQPVLDVIKPRIANSMYLVLLSTLLFYAIAIPIGVFGAVRQNSLGDKTINVILYFLLGFPSFFLALIVIYFILQIRSATGLDIPINGMTSNGFDSMTPIQKFLDIAKHLLIPAIILAVSDAAGLTRVIRGQMLEVMRSDYIRTARAKGVSERTAIWKHTFRNAILPIVAGIGGLLPGAVAGAGFIEVVFAYPGITPMILDALNAQDLYLIAGFTVITTVLLVIGNALSDILLAVVDPRIKVG; this comes from the coding sequence ATGATCCCATTCCTCCTGCGCCGACTGGTGCAGTCCATCCCCACCCTGTTTCTGGCCAGTATCCTGATCTTCTTCGTGATCCAACTGGCCCCCGGCGACTTCCTGACGCCCGCCAAGCTCAACCCGAACATCAGCCCTGAACAACTGGCAGCGTTGCAGAGCAATTTCGGCCTGGACCGGCACCCCATCGAGCAGTACTTCCTGTGGATGAAGAACATGCTCTTCAACTTCGACCTGGGCCTGTCGTTCTCCTACCAGCAGCCCGTGCTGGACGTCATCAAACCCCGCATTGCCAACTCGATGTACCTGGTGCTGCTCTCCACCCTGCTGTTCTACGCCATCGCCATTCCCATCGGCGTGTTCGGCGCCGTGCGGCAGAACTCGCTGGGCGACAAGACCATCAACGTCATCCTGTACTTCCTGCTGGGCTTCCCCAGCTTCTTCCTGGCGCTGATCGTCATCTACTTCATCCTGCAGATCCGTTCGGCGACCGGCCTGGACATCCCCATCAACGGCATGACCAGCAACGGCTTTGACAGCATGACGCCCATCCAGAAATTCCTGGATATCGCCAAGCACCTCCTGATTCCAGCGATCATCCTGGCTGTCAGCGACGCCGCCGGACTGACCCGCGTGATCCGGGGTCAGATGCTGGAAGTGATGCGCTCGGACTACATCCGCACCGCGCGCGCCAAGGGCGTCAGCGAACGCACCGCGATCTGGAAGCATACCTTCCGCAACGCCATCCTGCCCATCGTGGCTGGCATCGGCGGCCTGCTGCCCGGCGCGGTCGCCGGCGCCGGGTTCATTGAGGTCGTGTTCGCCTATCCCGGCATCACCCCGATGATCCTCGACGCCCTGAATGCCCAGGACCTGTATCTCATCGCGGGCTTCACCGTGATCACCACCGTCCTGCTCGTGATCGGCAACGCCCTGAGCGACATTCTCCTCGCGGTCGTTGACCCGCGCATCAAGGTCGGCTGA